From the genome of Acidobacteriota bacterium, one region includes:
- the tpiA gene encoding triose-phosphate isomerase yields the protein MPRPLVAANWKMYKTPEEAADYFSRWASMAFPPDREVLFLPPFPLLVQVRGALPAGQSLGAQNLHELGEGAFTGEVSPRLLKAVGCRYALVGHSERRHLFGETDGRLGAKFRAALSHGLRPVFCVGERLEEREEGRTLEVVLGQLAAGLGGSPPDSGFDLAYEPVWAIGTGKVARPEDAAEVHASIRAWLAGRGVSHDVRILYGGSVKPDNAADLLGTPGVGGLLVGGASLDPESFHGILTAVS from the coding sequence ATGCCGCGCCCGCTCGTCGCCGCCAATTGGAAGATGTACAAGACCCCGGAGGAGGCCGCGGACTACTTCAGCCGCTGGGCCTCCATGGCCTTCCCTCCGGACCGCGAGGTGCTGTTTCTGCCCCCGTTCCCCCTCCTCGTCCAGGTCCGCGGCGCCCTCCCCGCCGGCCAGTCCCTCGGGGCCCAGAACCTCCACGAATTGGGCGAAGGGGCCTTTACAGGCGAGGTGTCACCGAGGCTCCTGAAGGCCGTGGGGTGCCGGTACGCCCTGGTGGGCCATTCGGAGCGTCGCCACCTCTTCGGCGAGACCGACGGGCGGCTGGGGGCCAAGTTCAGGGCCGCCCTGTCACACGGTCTTCGGCCCGTGTTCTGCGTGGGCGAGCGTCTCGAGGAACGGGAGGAGGGCCGGACCCTGGAGGTGGTCCTGGGGCAGTTGGCGGCGGGCCTGGGCGGAAGCCCGCCGGACTCCGGCTTTGACCTGGCCTACGAACCCGTCTGGGCCATCGGGACGGGGAAGGTGGCCCGACCCGAGGACGCGGCCGAAGTCCACGCCTCCATCCGGGCCTGGCTGGCCGGCCGGGGCGTTTCGCACGACGTGCGCATCCTTTACGGCGGTTCGGTGAAGCCGGACAACGCGGCGGACCTCCTGGGGACTCCCGGAGTGGGAGGACTCCTCGTGGGAGGGGCGAGCCTCGATCCGGAGTCCTTTCACGGGATCCTCACGGCGGTCTCCTGA